From Candidatus Binatia bacterium, a single genomic window includes:
- a CDS encoding (2Fe-2S)-binding protein has translation MTFNFDSRGLMVVCLCQGVSDKRVRACIAAGARTRQQVTAACGAGDGCGSCHRTIKTMIVEWRRQEAAQALQSPAEYLPETASSAVA, from the coding sequence GTGACTTTCAATTTCGATAGTCGTGGGCTCATGGTCGTGTGCCTGTGCCAGGGGGTCTCCGACAAGCGGGTTCGTGCATGCATCGCGGCCGGCGCACGCACACGACAGCAGGTCACCGCGGCCTGCGGGGCGGGCGACGGCTGTGGTAGTTGTCACCGGACGATCAAGACGATGATCGTCGAGTGGCGTCGACAGGAAGCCGCCCAGGCCCTCCAGTCGCCCGCCGAGTACCTGCCCGAGACCGCGTCGTCCGCCGTCGCCTGA